In Lagopus muta isolate bLagMut1 chromosome 20, bLagMut1 primary, whole genome shotgun sequence, the following proteins share a genomic window:
- the LOC125702993 gene encoding uncharacterized protein LOC125702993 isoform X3 encodes MLPSPNQLLPASPPAGTSRPRASSSAQPAASWTASSLWTAQDLWVHEDEAITLHCDVPFAVPPELQVTWMFAKDIRTQDLALFEELQRGVGEPPSLTVQDPTLGTVACRLGAASETLARKYFYLNEPPCTSPHPCSWDWSLASSASCCCCCCCCLSGDAAENLRSLPDPSDFQAPHGPGHQGPNGSVDSCGLTPGSFLEGRNISSCSSCIVCGV; translated from the exons ATGCTTCCTTCCCCCAaccagctcctgcctgcatcCCCCCCTGCG GGCACCAGCCGGCCGCGCGCATCTTCCAGTGCTCAACCTGCCGCCTCGTGGACTGCCAGTTCCCTGTGGACTGCCCAG gACTTGTGGGTCCACGAGGACGAAGCCATCACGCTGCACTGCGACGTGCCCTTCGCCGTCCCGCCGGAGCTGCAGGTTACGTGGATGTTTGCCAAGGAC ATACGCACGCAGGACCTGGCGCTGtttgaggagctgcagaggggcGTTGGGGAACCGCCCAGCCTGACCGTGCAGGACCCCACTCTGGGAACCGTCGCCTGTCGCCTGGGGGCCGCCTCTGAGACCCTGGCCCGCAAGTACTTCTACCTCAACG AGCCCCCCTGCACCTcaccacatccctgcagctgggACTGGTCCTTGGCTTCGTCAGcctcgtgctgctgctgctgctgctgct GTCTGTCTGGCGATGCTGCCGAAAATCTCCGGAGCCTCCCAGACCCCAGTGACTTCCAGGCACCCCATGGACCTGGACACCAGGGCCCCAATGGGAGCGTGGATTCATGTGGACTTACACCAGGATCTTTCCTCGAGGGCCGAAACATCAGCAGCTGCTCATCATGCATTGTCTGTGGGGTGTAG
- the LOC125702993 gene encoding sperm acrosome membrane-associated protein 6-like isoform X2 gives MRTPRDPQFNDASFPQPAPACIPPCGHQPAARIFQCSTCRLVDCQFPVDCPVQDLWVHEDEAITLHCDVPFAVPPELQVTWMFAKDIRTQDLALFEELQRGVGEPPSLTVQDPTLGTVACRLGAASETLARKYFYLNEPPCTSPHPCSWDWSLASSASCCCCCCCCLSGDAAENLRSLPDPSDFQAPHGPGHQGPNGSVDSCGLTPGSFLEGRNISSCSSCIVCGV, from the exons ATGAGGACCCCTCGCGATCCCCAGTTTAACGATGCTTCCTTCCCCCAaccagctcctgcctgcatcCCCCCCTGCG GGCACCAGCCGGCCGCGCGCATCTTCCAGTGCTCAACCTGCCGCCTCGTGGACTGCCAGTTCCCTGTGGACTGCCCAG ttcaggACTTGTGGGTCCACGAGGACGAAGCCATCACGCTGCACTGCGACGTGCCCTTCGCCGTCCCGCCGGAGCTGCAGGTTACGTGGATGTTTGCCAAGGAC ATACGCACGCAGGACCTGGCGCTGtttgaggagctgcagaggggcGTTGGGGAACCGCCCAGCCTGACCGTGCAGGACCCCACTCTGGGAACCGTCGCCTGTCGCCTGGGGGCCGCCTCTGAGACCCTGGCCCGCAAGTACTTCTACCTCAACG AGCCCCCCTGCACCTcaccacatccctgcagctgggACTGGTCCTTGGCTTCGTCAGcctcgtgctgctgctgctgctgctgct GTCTGTCTGGCGATGCTGCCGAAAATCTCCGGAGCCTCCCAGACCCCAGTGACTTCCAGGCACCCCATGGACCTGGACACCAGGGCCCCAATGGGAGCGTGGATTCATGTGGACTTACACCAGGATCTTTCCTCGAGGGCCGAAACATCAGCAGCTGCTCATCATGCATTGTCTGTGGGGTGTAG
- the LOC125702993 gene encoding sperm acrosome membrane-associated protein 6-like isoform X1, which yields MDALHLLEKQKDKKPFEVSLREAIQMIWVKLSQLEQAPACIPPCGHQPAARIFQCSTCRLVDCQFPVDCPVQDLWVHEDEAITLHCDVPFAVPPELQVTWMFAKDIRTQDLALFEELQRGVGEPPSLTVQDPTLGTVACRLGAASETLARKYFYLNVSGGSVEAEQGLQARFRAVLRWPQGRAPLHLTTSLQLGLVLGFVSLVLLLLLLLSVWRCCRKSPEPPRPQ from the exons ATGGATGCCTTGCATTTactggagaagcagaaggaCAAGA AGCCTTTTGAGGTGTCTCTGCGGGAAGCCATCCAAATGATTTGGGTGAAGCTGAGCCAGCTGGAGCAAG ctcctgcctgcatcCCCCCCTGCG GGCACCAGCCGGCCGCGCGCATCTTCCAGTGCTCAACCTGCCGCCTCGTGGACTGCCAGTTCCCTGTGGACTGCCCAG ttcaggACTTGTGGGTCCACGAGGACGAAGCCATCACGCTGCACTGCGACGTGCCCTTCGCCGTCCCGCCGGAGCTGCAGGTTACGTGGATGTTTGCCAAGGAC ATACGCACGCAGGACCTGGCGCTGtttgaggagctgcagaggggcGTTGGGGAACCGCCCAGCCTGACCGTGCAGGACCCCACTCTGGGAACCGTCGCCTGTCGCCTGGGGGCCGCCTCTGAGACCCTGGCCCGCAAGTACTTCTACCTCAACG TGTCAGGGGGAAGCGTGGAGGCCGAGCAGGGGCTCCAGGCCCggttcagagctgtgctgcgcTGGCCCCAGGGCAGAGCCCCCCTGCACCTcaccacatccctgcagctgggACTGGTCCTTGGCTTCGTCAGcctcgtgctgctgctgctgctgctgct GTCTGTCTGGCGATGCTGCCGAAAATCTCCGGAGCCTCCCAGACCCCAGTGA